Proteins encoded together in one Streptomyces sp. NBC_01216 window:
- a CDS encoding SCO3933 family regulatory protein — protein sequence MARIRVGLLPTSSFMVGTLPVPKYADQEKTQFATDRETGAKLYTITLFFMEEDRAEALKITVPETGLPNGLRPGVPVMPVELFATPWARIFNGSLSDGIAYRAARLDLVAPAAEAA from the coding sequence ATGGCACGCATCCGTGTTGGCCTGCTCCCCACCTCGTCGTTCATGGTCGGCACCCTGCCGGTGCCGAAGTACGCGGACCAGGAGAAGACGCAGTTCGCCACCGACCGTGAGACCGGCGCGAAGCTCTACACGATCACCCTCTTCTTCATGGAGGAGGACCGTGCCGAAGCTCTGAAGATCACCGTTCCGGAGACCGGTCTGCCCAACGGACTCCGACCGGGTGTCCCGGTCATGCCGGTGGAGCTGTTCGCCACTCCGTGGGCGCGGATCTTCAACGGCTCGCTCTCGGACGGCATCGCCTACCGCGCGGCTCGGCTGGACCTGGTGGCCCCGGCCGCTGAGGCGGCGTGA
- a CDS encoding protein kinase domain-containing protein, translating into MSGSTPELPIVVLDALMPTTQRLVLNRRGSTVWEMDGPRGHYAVKLGHPIEATAEWPAQPWTALAPAREGAVLHRLGLHGIAYGEWEHGTWNFQPWHEGPDLYTLWEPCRKQGSSIKPHISVARGCAEALADLHVRGWAHGDVQPAHFIIGPERTHLIDLALARGGQVPEGYDFPFRGCLVHYEAPEIARSVLDTGEAEPTQEADIYALGASLLISATGWRAVEYPDDAPRPVQREAVASGRRRPVKVPGELGELVDAMLSHAPQDRPTIYEVVKALI; encoded by the coding sequence TTGTCCGGCTCGACCCCTGAACTCCCGATCGTGGTGCTCGACGCGCTCATGCCCACGACGCAGCGCCTGGTTCTCAACCGCCGGGGCTCCACCGTCTGGGAGATGGACGGCCCTCGGGGCCACTACGCCGTGAAGCTCGGCCATCCGATCGAGGCCACGGCCGAGTGGCCCGCCCAGCCCTGGACCGCTCTCGCCCCCGCACGCGAGGGCGCCGTCCTGCATCGCCTCGGGCTCCACGGGATCGCCTACGGCGAATGGGAGCACGGCACTTGGAACTTCCAGCCGTGGCACGAAGGGCCAGACCTCTACACGCTGTGGGAGCCCTGCCGTAAGCAGGGCTCGTCCATCAAACCCCACATCAGTGTGGCGCGGGGATGTGCCGAAGCACTGGCTGATCTCCACGTGCGGGGCTGGGCTCACGGTGATGTACAGCCTGCCCACTTCATCATCGGGCCGGAACGCACGCATCTCATCGACCTCGCCCTGGCCCGGGGCGGGCAGGTACCCGAGGGATACGACTTCCCGTTCCGCGGCTGCCTCGTCCACTACGAGGCACCGGAGATCGCGCGCAGCGTGCTCGACACCGGAGAAGCCGAGCCGACCCAGGAAGCCGACATCTACGCGCTCGGGGCCTCTCTCCTCATCTCCGCAACCGGCTGGCGGGCGGTCGAATACCCGGACGACGCACCTCGTCCCGTGCAGCGAGAAGCAGTGGCCAGCGGCCGGCGTCGGCCCGTGAAGGTGCCCGGTGAGCTGGGCGAACTGGTCGACGCGATGCTCAGCCATGCCCCGCAGGATCGGCCCACCATCTACGAGGTGGTCAAAGCCCTGATCTGA
- a CDS encoding GntR family transcriptional regulator, whose protein sequence is MSPAPESKQDRRPPYQHAADELRRDILQGRIKPGEQMPAIRELQERFGVANMTMRSALNVLRDEGLIYTIHGRGSFVADHNPDGELSANYTAPAWYLANKGEKVGPAGQGAGGPDDTEAAEDVGTTLAEVLTALRDEIRALSADHQELRREVEELKAAQQPKP, encoded by the coding sequence ATGAGCCCCGCGCCAGAGAGCAAGCAGGATCGTCGGCCGCCGTATCAGCACGCTGCCGACGAGCTTCGGCGCGACATCTTGCAGGGGCGGATCAAGCCGGGCGAGCAGATGCCGGCCATTCGCGAGCTACAGGAACGCTTCGGCGTGGCCAACATGACCATGAGATCCGCGCTCAACGTGCTGCGCGATGAGGGCTTGATCTACACGATCCATGGTCGGGGCAGCTTCGTCGCGGACCACAACCCTGACGGGGAGCTCTCGGCGAACTACACCGCTCCAGCTTGGTACTTGGCGAACAAGGGCGAGAAGGTCGGCCCGGCAGGGCAGGGGGCGGGCGGGCCCGACGACACCGAAGCGGCCGAAGACGTCGGGACCACCCTTGCTGAAGTACTCACCGCACTACGTGACGAGATCCGTGCCCTCAGCGCCGATCATCAGGAACTGCGCCGTGAGGTCGAGGAGTTGAAGGCAGCTCAGCAGCCGAAGCCGTAG